The DNA segment tcaagacagttttgactatgGAACCAATTCTTGTGTTGCCTTCTGATTCAGGGatgtatatggtatattgtgatgcttcacatattggtttgggttgtgtattgatgcaggaggggcgagttttTGCATATGCTTAACTccagctgaagattcatgagacgAATTGTCCTatgcatgatctagagttggcggCGATTGTTCATACttttaagatatggaggcattatctgtatggtgtgtcatgcgaggtttacactgatcatcgcagcttacaacatttgttcaagcagagggatctcaatttgaggcagcgtagatggcttgagttactgaaagattatgacatcaccattctttatcatccgagcAAGGCAAATATGGTCGCGGATTCCTTAAGcaggaaagcagagagtatgggtagcttggcattcatttcagtggaggagaggccactagccttggacattcagtctttggctaacagacttgtgatattagatatttcagagcccagccgggtccttgcgtgtgttgttgctcagtcttcattattggggcagatcaaggcccgacagttcgatgatccacatttagAGGTTCTCAGAGAGACAGTGTTGCAGGGTAGTGCCAAGGAAGTTTCTATTGGCGAtgatggtgttctgcgactccaaGGTAGCCTATGTGTTCttaatgttgatggtctgagggagaggattctagaagaggcacacagttcgcggtattctattcatccgggtgctatgaaaatgtatcatgacttgaggcagcattattggtggcggaggatgaagaaagacatagtagagtatgtggctaggtgtttgaattgccagcatgttaagtatgaacaccagaggccaggtggcttacttcagcagatgcctaaactagagtggaagtgggagcacattactatggacttcgtagttgggttgcctcGGTCCTTGCGAAattttgatgcagtgtgggtcattattgataggttgaccaagtcggcacactttatcCCAATTGTGACTACTTACACATTAGAGAGattggctcagatttacatttcggagatagtccggttgcaaggtgtgcctatttccatcatatcagatagaggccctcagttcacttctcatttctggagagccgtttAGGTTGGGGACCCGTGTGGAGCTCAGCACTGCATTTTACCCTCAGACCAACGGACAGTCAAAACGGAtagttcagattttggaggacatgctcagaacatgtgtgattgactttaaAGGACagtaggatcagttcttgcctttggtagagttcgcttacaacaacagctatcagtccatcatagagatggctccatttgaggctttatatggtcggcgatgtcgttctcctatcgggtggctTGAGCttggtgaggctaagttgtacggtacagacttggtgaaagatgccttggaaaaggtaaagttgattcaggagaggcttcacacaactcagtccaggcagaagagtttcaCGGATCAGAAAACGCGTGAGGTATCATTCATagttggcgagaaggtcctcttgaaagtctcgccaatgaagggtgttatgagattcggaaagaagagcaagttgagcccaaggtttattggcccatttgaggtgttaagacaagttagggaggttgcttacgagcttgctttacccccaACTTGTCAGAAGTTCATCCAGTTTTCTATGTATCGATGCTGTGGAAGTATCACGctgacttgtcccatgtgttagacttcagtactattcagttggatgagagtctgggttatgaggaggagccagttgccattattgatagacaagATCGCCAGTTATGaggaggggccaaccagttggggaggcgacctgggagtccgaggaggacatgcggagcaaaTACCCCCATCTTTTTcctagctcaggtacttttctatgtccgttggagggcgaatgtttgtttaagaggtggagaatataacgacccgactggttaatttgctttttagaaccccacccccctaaataaaactttctgcgcttgctttaactaatttacgacatgcggggatggttggttcgggatttggaagagttttggTTATAATAGGAACACTTGATTccctaagattttcttaaaaggctaattTTAAATTTGATCAACATTATTAGAAAACAGACCCAGActtgtgttttgacggtcccgtagggtccgtaggaaaatagacctggacgtatgcccgaaatcgaattccgaggtccctagcccgagtaacaaatttttgttagaaattgttaaactgaaattctaaggatttaatgaaatcaaataatgattgatcatgttggtatcgggcacGTATGTTGGTTCCAGAGCCTGGTAGCGGTCCAATATAACagttaagacttgcccgcaaaatttggtgtcaatccgagtagtataagtacgtttcggcacgtTAGGAGTGaattaaagaacttgaagttcataagtttgattcaattggttttaggggttgattcttagatttagcattgtttcaagcattccgagggttcgagcgagtccattttatgatttcaaacttatcgGTATATTCGGACGGGGCCCGGGGGCCCTGAGCATCAATCGGGCGATGCTCGAGTAAAGTTGGAAAACTTGGGAAGCAGCTGAAGCTCCagtcttctgtcataaccgcacatgttgttggtcagccgcaggtgcgaggccGTAGAAGCAGTCGTTCTCTCGCAAATGTGGCCAAGGCTGGCCAAGCCAGAAGCGGCTAagcttccgcagaagcggaattgcaGAAGCGGCCCAGTGGCCCAGAtgaatttccgcagaagcggacacCTTTTCGTAGATGCGGTGGGCGAAGGTGCAGCCCaggactgcagatgcggaaatcactgaagcagtgaCCTTCATTTATTACGGGCTCTAggccattttctctcattttcACTCATTTattggacgattttggagctcttgagagaagcctttcacctagcatcttgaggtaagttcatcctaTTTATTTCTAGTCTAATACTTGAACCTCGGGTAGATTAAAACACAAAGGTTAAGGAAAGaccatggggttagagcaaaacctaggatTTTGATAAATGTTAGATTTAACCgagaaatttgttatggaatgaagtagaAATCACATATTATTGATCTATAGATTATAGAGGACAACTTTCTTCGAAACATTTTGGAATCCGAgtacgtgggcccggggttggATTTTAGGAACTTGTGTTTAAGGTAGGGAAATCACTTTAGTAATTAAAATGCgaactcttgagcttgtattgactagttcctaccttgTTTAATTAGTTTCGGATCGTgtggctccaaattgagggtttgagcacgttcttggTATTAGAAGTATGCTTTGGAGCGAAGTGAGTCTCCTATCtaagggaattgtccccataggtcaAACAATTGAATAATTTTCCACTAAATGCGGAGGCTacatacgcactaggtgacgagagtccgtgcttAGCCACTATTGtgctaagtccgggtagtctaggacccaaaaacatgatTTATGTGTTATTCTAGTAACTTTATGATTAATTTGGATTGCTTAAATCATGTTGAATGTGGTATATGAAACTAATAAGAGGAACATCGTTTTCTTGGCCCCTTTTAAAGAGATGTTGATATTTCTGTGAGTAATTGCTCTCCTGATATATATTTTTGCCTGCCTGTTGTTGTGTTTAATTACATTTGACCGCGTCgtatgtatgattcacgagcaagataatagatgcatctatggttcgcgccgttcgaccctccgaCAGTGCACactttacttttatgttggatcgggccgtgcGACCTCGGCACTACTTGCGTATGCTTCTTGCTCGGTATATTACTATGGACTGAACTTTGTTATATGCCCTGAAATTTAAATGGCTAACTGTGATGTCATCTAGGAAAGGACCTGTTACCCCTTGCTATAAATTTTTAATCATTTGTGTTATCCATGATTAGTATAacactttctcatattatttgaccctagtaagtgtcaagtcgacctctcgtctctactttgagattagacaagatacttactatgtatatattatttatgtactcatactacacttctgtacttaattgtacaggatctgaggcaggtacatctggttacCAGGCTGGTGCATACTCTTGATTTGGCCCGACATTCTAAGGTGAGTTGCTCCCTTCCTATGCCGTTCAGCAGCCCGATGGagtcttttccttatttttggctgtctattctatttcagacagtaggataggtTTTATTCTTTTgcatattctactagatgcccacGTACTTGTggcaccaggtcttggcacacacattggtagactattcttttggggattATATAACTATTTTTGGTACGTCACTAATTATCACTTGTTTAAACTTCAGATTAAGAAATTGGTGTACTTGTATTGGTACAGTAAAAATGAGAACTTATTAATATTTTCGCGtgggcttgcctgacaatggtgttgggcgccatcacgacctgtaatgaaattgggtcgtgacaacatggtatcagagactaggttcacataggtctcagaagtcatgggcaaacctaatagagtcttgtggattggtatggagacatctgtatatatcttcgagaggctatagggtattagaaaactactctttattcatttcttaTCGTGCAATGGTTGGTATGCAAAATTTCCCTcttatattctctcacagatagcgaaatttgttatggaatgaagtagaAATCACATATTATTGATATATAGATTATAGAGGACAACTTTCTTCGAAACATTTCGGAATCCGAGTACGTGGCCCCGGGGTTGGATTTTAGGAACTTGTGTTTAAGGTAGGGAAATCACTTTAGTAATTAAAATGCgaactcttgagcttgtattgactagttcctaccttgTTTAATTAGTTTCGGATCGTGTGGCTCCAAATCGAGAGTTTGAGCACATTCTTGGTATTAGAAGTATTCTTTGGAGCGAAGTGAGTCTCCTATCTAATCTTGTaaaagggaattgtccccataggtcaAACAATTGAATAATTTTCCACTAAATGCggaggctacgtacgcactaggtgacgagagtccgtgcgtagccaCTATTGTgctaagttcgggtagtctaggacccaaaagcatgattTATGTGTTATTCTTGTAACTTTATGATTAATTTGGATTGCTTAAATCATGTTGAATGTGGTATATGAAACTAATAAGAGGAACATCATTTTCTTGGCCccttttaaagagaagttgatatttttgtgaGTAATTGCTCTCCTAATATATATTCTTGCTTGCCTGTTATTGTGTTTAATTACATTTtactgcgtcgcatgtatgattcccgagcgggtaatagatgcatctatggtttgctcCGTTCGGCCctccggcagtgcacattttacttttatattggatcgggccatGCGACCTCGACACTACTTGCATATGCTTCTTGCTCGGTATATTACTGTGGACTGAACTTTGTTATATGCCCTAAAATGTAAATAGCTAACTGTGATATCATCTAGGAAAGGACCTATTACCCCTTTCTATAAATTTTTAATCATTTGTGCTATCCATGCTTAGTATAacactttctcatattatttgaccctagtaagtgtcaagtcgacctcttgtctctacttcttcgagattagacaggatacttactaggtacatattgtttatgtactcatactacacttttgtacttaattgtacatgatctGAGGTAGGTACATCTGGTTACCAGGCTGGTGCATACTCTTGATCCGACCCAAGATTCCACGGTGAGCTTCTCCCTTCCTATGCCGTTCAGCAGCCCGATGGagtcttttccttatttttggTTGTCTATTCTGTTTCAAACAGTAGGATGTGTTTTATTCTTTTGCACattctactagatgcccacatacttgtgaTACCAGGTCTTGACCTacacattggtagactattcttttggggattgtataattatttttgttaCGTCACTAATTATCACTTGTTTAAACTTCAGATTAAGAAATTGTTGTACTTGTTTTGGTAAAGTAAAAAATGAGAACTTACAAGAACGAAGTACAAGTGAGATTCGATCCCTTGTCCTTAGGGAAATAAAACCAACTTCCAACCAGTGAACCACTTAGTTCTTTTAAATTATTGGTGCCAGAAGATAATATTAGATAATTTATGTGAATTATATACATGGAATATCTAATTTATTGGAAAGACCATGGATTCACGTGAACccaattttattaattaaatctCCCCTGATTCAAAGCATTCACACACACATTTATGTTCGAAAAAATAATTCTACCAATTTAAGTATTCACTTTAAttgttattcttttcttttgttaaATTCTAATGACTCGATCAGTTGTCTAGAGT comes from the Nicotiana sylvestris chromosome 4, ASM39365v2, whole genome shotgun sequence genome and includes:
- the LOC138889728 gene encoding uncharacterized mitochondrial protein AtMg00860-like, giving the protein MREQKLYAKFSKCEFWLESVAFLGHIMSGDGIKVDPKKIEAVQSCPRPTSVTEIRSFLGLAGMYMIKARQFDDPHLEVLRETVLQGSAKEVSIGDDGVLRLQGSLCVLNVDGLRERILEEAHSSRLTKSAHFIPIVTTYTLERLAQIYISEIVRLQGVPISIISDRGPQFTSHFWRAV